The Setaria viridis chromosome 2, Setaria_viridis_v4.0, whole genome shotgun sequence DNA window cacccgtcacatcgaatatttagatactaattagaagtattaaacgtagactatttataaaacccattacataagtggaggctaaacggcgagacgaacctattaagcctaattagtccatgatttgataaggTGTTGCTTAcggtaaatatttgctaatgatggattaattaggcttaatagattcgtctcgccgtttaacctccacttgtgtaatgggttttgtaaatagtctacgtttaatacttctaattagtatctaaatattcgatgtgacacgtgctaaaaataagtaataGTAACCAAACGACACCCAAGTCTATCAGCAATTCAGCAGATATGGCAATCTTTAGAGGATACAGAAAATGGTTTTACTTTGGCTTGCTTAAAAACAACCAGCAAACTTCGACTCCATCCTCTTCAGAACAGACTACAGAGGTAGAAAGCTGCTTTTGGTTTGACTGAAAACACCATGAGAAACGATCAAAAAATCGTCAGTAATGCATTCCTCTAGGCTTCGCTGAGCAAATATTGCATTCCtcttcattttaaaaaaataactcaATTTTGTAGCTTTCTTTACACAGATTCGACATCATTTGCTCTGCGACCATAAGACTGACACGCTGCAACCTCAGTTTTTTTGCTCTGATCTCTCAAAGAAGACGACTCAGGTTCACATATCCTTCATGATTCCATTACGTTGGTTCAATACCTTACCACAAAACATGATCATGAAAGTATAGATGTGTTACATATTCACAATGGAAACGCCGCTACATAAGCAGCTTTAGTGTTCTGATCCGAATCCAATAAGAATCCAAGTCCCAGTTATTCAGAATTCATCAGATAGTTTTGTCTTTCTAACTCAATGATTCCACTTTATAGGTGTGTAACTTACAACCAGATTTCAACAGAACTCACCGCTTATATCAAAATGCAACATAGACACTAACAGAACACTTGCAGAAACCTCAACTCTCAAGATTTATCAGACCTGGGAGGAGGCTGCGCAGCACCTGGCAGTGGTGGTGACATCAACACAAGATGCTTATACATCCTCCACCAGTTCTCTGACGCTTCATCGACTGTCCGGAAGGTCCAGATGTGTGGCTTGGCCTTCTCCCGCGCGATGAGGATCTCCTCCGCCTCTGCAGCCCGCTTCGTCTTGAGAGCGAGGCAGTCCACAAGGTCACCCCACTTGCCGAAGCAGTTGTCAAACTCCCCATACCGGTAGTAGTTCTGCATCTGGTGGAATGGCGAGTAGCAAAACCACAGAGCATCAAAGCACTTTATGCAGtccggccgccgctgcggcaTGCTGCTGGTTGTCTCTGGCTTCTCTTTCGCGTCCATAATCCTATCTGCACAATAAGAATCCAAAAAATTGtaagaattatatatattgGGTTCAAATAGTATTACTACTGCTAGTGGATATGCATCTGATCACAAAGAGGCAAAGAGCTCATAAGTTTTAGTGGGCATCAAGAATGCACAGGCCACATAGCAATGTACAAAGCTGAAAATGCTACAGGAAGCACATCAGAGACTCTATTGCCTTTCGgtgctaattaattcatataatGAGCAAAGTTAAGTGACTGAcatagaaaagaaagaaaatgtgaTCTGTTTGTTGTCCAATCAAAATAAACTGGGGCATCAGAAATAGGAAAGTGTTTGATTGGAGACTGCAAACATAAAGTAATTTGACACAGGGTAGCAGAAAAAATGTATGAATTTCAACATAGAAATATTATGCCTTGATCAAGCACCATAGAAAGGTACGTGTCTATATGGCACCTATGCTACCTGATACGGATACGTGGATACGGCATTTTCTTAAACAACATGATACGTGGATACGTTTtagtattttttaataaataagTAATAATACATATTAAAATTCTGAGAGCATTAGCAGCCAACATTGAAATTATATTGCAATTTCTGTATTGCTCCTTTCGTTTCCAATCAGCAAACAGGCACGGGCATAGGAAAGTCAAGCATCTCCATCACGAGTTCTCAATGTCAAACCTTGCACCCAAAAATCAAATAAGAACGTGTAGGTCTTAAATGAACTTGACAGAGGAATGGAGGATTCGAGAAAAGGGAAGTGTCGAACAAGAACTGCCGAAGCAAAAAAGCTCACCGTAGGTCACCAGCCAACTGCTGAATCTCCACCTTGAGTGTAGCAGAGTCGCGGATCTTCTTCGTGGGCACGTCGAAGCTGGAGAGGATCCTCGGGCGGAGGTACTTCCCCGGTGGGGAGTGGCACTGATGCgtcctccggcgggcggcggtggcgctttGCGTGTAGGCATCGGGGTTTGGTTGGGATGGGGCGGTAGGGCAAGCAGGGGTGACGGGGTGGGGACAGGTGTGTTGTTGGACTGGGCCATATCGCAAAGTTGGCCTGATACGTATCAGCCCAAGTATCTACATTTgttgtatttatttttattccGGATACTTCTCGATACGTATCTACTGCTTCTCGATACATATCTACTGCATATTCACCACGTATCCGATACGGATACGTATCCGATATGGGATACGTCACCTCGCCGATGTATCCGTGTAGTATAGTATGGCACAAAAGAAAGTGAAGGCATGACCCACTGCCAAACTGAATCTGAAGTCTTATTCAGAATGGCATATCAAGCTTCGATTGATTTCATTATGTGTGAAACCCTTTAACTTGAGGAACTATGGAATGCACTAAACAGCTGCAGTGCATGAGAAAATTTGAGTGCTTCCTGGTTCACACTGCCCGtaaaatgctactccctccgttcccatCCCAACTTTCTTGGAACactaacatttatgataccaaataaatatcattagattcttcattaaatatattttcatagtatatccaTCCGGTGTCATAAGTCTTTGTAattctctctataattttggtcacacataaaatggtttgactctccaagaaagttgaaatgacctataatttggaacgaagggagtgcATATTGACAGGTAAGAAGGCAGCA harbors:
- the LOC117842342 gene encoding uncharacterized protein isoform X1 encodes the protein MAQSNNTPVPTPSPLLALPPHPNQTPMPTRKAPPPPAGGRISATPHRGSTSARGSSPASTCPRRRSATLLHSRWRFSSWLVTYDRIMDAKEKPETTSSMPQRRPDCIKCFDALWFCYSPFHQMQNYYRYGEFDNCFGKWGDLVDCLALKTKRAAEAEEILIAREKAKPHIWTFRTVDEASENWWRMYKHLVLMSPPLPGAAQPPPRSDKS
- the LOC117842342 gene encoding uncharacterized protein C227.17c isoform X2, with the protein product MDAKEKPETTSSMPQRRPDCIKCFDALWFCYSPFHQMQNYYRYGEFDNCFGKWGDLVDCLALKTKRAAEAEEILIAREKAKPHIWTFRTVDEASENWWRMYKHLVLMSPPLPGAAQPPPRSDKS